The region GCGGTAACCGCCGTGACCGGGGCAGACATTGCCGATGCCGGCATCACCGAGCTTGTCGATCTCCAGAAGCTCGTGCCCGCTCTGGCCGTTGCCCCAACCGGCGGCACCACCAGCTTCTTCCTGCGCGGCGTCGGCACGAATTCGCAGAACTCGTTCTCCGAGAATGCCGTCGCCTTCAACTTCAACGGTGTCTACGTGGCGCGGCCTTCGGCTCCTGCCGGTGCATTCTACGATCTCGCCCGCGTCGAAGTGGTCAAGGGACCGCAAGGCACGCTCTACGGCCGAAACGCAACCGGCGGCGCGATCAACGTCATCCCGCGCAAGCCCGATATCGGCAATTTCGGCGGTGAAGTGCGCGCGGAATACGGAAACTACGACAGCAAGAAAGCATCGGCGGCGCTCAATCTCCCGATTGGCAATTCCGCGGCATTGCGTGTCGCCGGACAAGTCGTGGATCGTGATGGCTTCCTCACGGACGGCTACAACGACGAGAAGGGCGAAGGCGTGCGTGCCTCGTTCCTGGTCGAACCTTCGGCCGACTGGTCGGTGCTGCTGGTCGGCGATTACTTCAACCAGCATGGCAAGGGCTGGGGCAGCGTGCTTCTGCCCAGCGCCACGCTGAACGCGCCCGACCTGAACGATCATGTCGGCATTTCCAGCCCGGCCGCGCTGACAGCGATCCGCAACCTCGCCGCAGGTGTGTTCGCGCCCCCGTTCTGCGGCGGCTTTGGCGGGTTCGTCACCAGCGGCTGCATCGACCTGCCGGCAGATACCGGCTTCCTCGACAACAAGTTCTATGGCCTCAGCGCAACGATCGAGGGCGACCTTGGCTTCGGCAAGCTCACGCTCCAGCCCGCCTGGCGCAAGACCGACATCAACTTCGTCACCTATCTCCCGGGCTTCCGCGGGGAAATCACCGAAAAGGCCGAACAGTTCTCGTTCGAGGCTCGCTTTGCGTCGGATCACGATGGTCCGCTCAACTACGTGCTCGGCGGTTTCTATTTCAAGGAAGACCAGAACGCGCTGAACTTCTTCCGCCAGGGTGATATTTCCACCACCCGCTTCACGCCGAACGTGAATACGGAAAGCCTCGCCGCCTTTGGCCAGTTCACCTACAAGGTCACCGATGCGCTGCGGCTGGTTGCCGGCGGACGCTATACCAAGGAGACGAAGGACCAGTTGACCGCCACGGTGTCTGGCGGGCGGCCCGGACCGGTCAATCCGCCGCTTGGAGCGCCCTTCACCGGCGCCCTCGATTTTGAGAAGTTCACGTGGAAAGCCGGCATCGAGTTCGATGCAGGGCCGTCCTCGCTCGTCTACGCCGATGTGTCTACCGGCTTCAAATCCGGCGGTTTCTTCGTTGCCGCGCCGCCGGAAAATACCTTCGCCCCGGAAACTCTCACGGCTTATACCGTCGGCAGCAAGAACCGCTTCTTCGACAACAAGCTGCAGCTGAATGTCGAGGCGTTCTACTGGGATTACACCAACCAGCAGATCACCTTCGTGGGGGGCGTGCGCACGGCGAACAACATATTCGCCCAAGGCTCCCGCACCGAGAACGCCGGCAAATCCCGCATCTATGGCTTTGAAGCCGAAGTGCGCTTCCAGCCCAGCCGGAACGACAAGTTCGATCTCAACCTGCAGTACCTGAATGGCAAGTACAACAGCCTCCGGACGGCCAACTTCTCGCCCACGGGTGCGCCGGTTGCCACGGGCTGCACCACCTTGGGCAGCCGCCTCGCCAACCCGGGCGTCCCGGGCAACAATGCGCGCTTCTATGATATCGACTGTTCGGGCAAACCGGCTGTAAACGCGCCAAAGTGGTCACTTGGGCTTGGCTACGAACGCGGCTTCGATCTCACCGATTCCATGCGCCTGCTGCTCGGTGGTCGGACCTCGATCGAGTCGGGTCGCTTCCTCAATCCAAACTATCGCCCGGAAGAGCGGCAAGGCGGGTTCATGATGTCCGACGCCTATGTCACGTTTGAAGGAGATGGTGGCCGCTGGACAATCACCGGCTTCATCAACAACATCGAGGATGAAGAAGTGATCGTGCGGTCCGGCTCGCGGCCGATTCTCGACTTCTCGGTCGCGACTCTCGCTCCGCCCAGAACCTACGGCGTCCGCATGGGTTACAACTTCTGATGCGCCTGGCCATCATCGTCGGCTTCGCCCTGGCTCTGGGCGCGCCCGGAGAGTTCGCCCGGCTTGCGGCACATGAGCCAGCCAACAATGGCTCGCGCTTCATTACGCTGGGCACAATGGGCGGGCCGGTTGGTGATGGCCGCCGTTCTCAACCGGCCAACGCGCTCGTCGACGGGAAGGATCTCTATCTCGTCGACGCAGGTGACGGGGTCGTGCAACAGCTGGCGAAGGTTGGCCTTGCGCTTCCGAACGTCACGGCGGTCTTCCTCAGCCATCTCCATGCCGATCATACCGGCGGCCTCTCGGCGGTCCTGGCCCTGCGCAACCAGACCATGGTTGCGCAGAAGCTGACGGTCTACGGCCCGCCCGGAACACGGGAAATGGTCGAAGGCATGATATCCTCGATGCGACCCGCGGCCCGTGCCGGATACGGAATACCGGGCAAGCCCTGGCCCGATCCTGCAGGCATCGTATCCGTGGTCGAAGTGGGCGATGGCTTCACGGCCAGCGTGGGCAACATGGTCGTCCGTGCCGCACAGAACACCCACTACGATTTCGCTCCGGGCAGCGAGGAGGACAAGGCCTTCAAGTCCCTGTCATTCCGCTTCGAAACGGCCGGGCGCACGATCGTCTATACCGGCGATACCGGGCCGTCCGCTGCCGTCGAAAAGCTGGCAGCAGGGGCTGACCTCCTCGTGAGCGAAATGATCGACATTGATTCCACGATGGCAACGGTCGCCCGCAACTCGCCGAACATGCCGGAAAAGGCGAAGGCGGATCTGGTTCGGCACCTGACCACGCACCATCTCGCCCCGCCAGACGTAGGCAAGATGGCTCGGCATGCTGGGGTCAAGGCCGTCGTCGTCACGCATTTCGCAGGCGGCAGCGCAAGCGCCGCGCAAGTCGAAGGCGTCAAGGCAGGCGTCCGCGCCGAATACCAGGGCCCTGTGACGATCGCCAACGATCTCGATAGCTTTTAGGCTCAGGCCCCATTTTTCGCGGCAGGCGAGAGGCGCCCCTTTCCTCCCCCCCTCCCGCAGGCGGAAAGGGTCGGAGGTGCGGCTCTTCCCCCCTCCCGCAGGCGGGAGGGGTCGGGGTGCGGCTCTTCCCCCCTCCCGCAGGCGGGAGGGGTCGGGGGTGGGCAAGCGGCGAAAGCCCCGCCCGACCGCCCCCGCCTACCCGGTCGTAAGCCCGTAAAGCACCATCGCCGCCTGATTTTCCGCCATCCAGTCGACGTTGAGCGGCTCTGCCCCCACCGGTTCGAACACGTTGCGCCACAGCGCGGCAAAGATGATTCCGCCCGCCACGCATTGCGCCGCGGTCTTCGGATCGGGGCAGGCAAATTCGCCCCGGGCAATGCCATGGGCAATAAGCCGCTCGATCGCGCCGAGAATGCAGATCATCGCGGTCTCGTGGTAGAACCGGGCAAGCTCGGGGAAATTGCGGCCCTCGCCCACGATCAGGCGCGGCAGGAAAGCCATTTCCGGGCTGGCAATGCGCTTGATGGCGTTCTTCACGAAGGCGCGCAGCAATGCCGGCGCTGGAAGGCTGCCGTAGTCGCTCGGCAGCAGCGTCGGCATCATCTCGGTGATGACTTCGGAAACCAGCGCGCGGAACAGAGCCTCCTTGCTGTCGAATGCAAGGTAAAGGGCGGCGCGGCTGATGCCCACGCGCTTGGCGACGTCCTCCATGCGGGCGGCGGCAAAGCCCCGTTCGGCAAATTCCTCGCGCGCGGCGTCCAGAATGCGCTCGCGCCGGTCTGCTGGCGTAACTCGTGGCATGACCGTTCAATAACTGACGCGTCAGTCATGTAAAGCGGGAAAAGTCCGGTGGCAGGGCACCCGGAAGCGTTGCGTGGGGTGCAGTTATGATGTCCAGGCAGCCCTGCCACCGAAAGGAGTTTTCTCCTTGCGGAGTAAGGTCTTGATGCCATCTTCGTGCGGTTTCGTCTCGGCGTTTTCCTACTTAAGCGTTTTGTGCTAAGTCCCGAAAACTGGCGCTTTACCTCGGATTCCCCCCACCAGCCGCACTGCGCCCCCGCGCCTTTGCCGAAGTTTCTCTGAACAGTGTAAACCGCGTAAACCCGCCGCCTTGCTCTTTCGGCTCTCCCGATGCATAGGCGCCCGCAAGATTCTCCAGCATTCAGGTTCCGAAAGGCCCGCCGATGAAGGTCCGCGTCATTGTCACCCTCAAGAACGGCGTTCTCGATCCGCAAGGCCGCGCCATCCACCACGCTCTGGAAGGCCTTGGTTTTGCAGGCGTGAACGATGTGCGCGCGGGTCGGGTCATTGAACTCGACGTGGCCGACACCACTTCGGACGCAGCGCTCGACGAGATGTGCAGCAAGCTCCTCGCCAACATGGTGATCGAGAACTACCGCATCGAAAAGGCAGCCTGAGCTTAGGAACCCGCGCCATGGCTTTCACCTCCGCCGTCATCACCTTCCCCGGCTCGAACTGCGATCGCGACATGGCGGTGGCGATCGAGCAGGTCTGCGGCGGCACGGTCCATCGCGTCTGGCACGGCGATGCCGACCTGCCGGACAACCTCGATTTCATCGCCCTGCCCGGCGGCTTCTCCTATGGCGACTACTTGCGCTCCGGCGCGATGGCGGCACGCTCGCCGGTGATGCAGGCGGTGGTGCGCGCGGCAGAGCGCGGGTGACCGTGCTCGGCGTTTGCAACGGCTTCCAGGTCCTGACCGAGGCTGGCCTACTGCCCGGGGCGCTGATGCGCAACGCCGGCATCCGCTTCGTCTGCCGCGACGTGAAGCTCACCGTCGAGAACAACCAGTCGCTGTTCACGGCGGGCTATGACGCTGGCCAGCAAATCACGATCCCCGTCGCGCACCACGACGGCAACTTCTTTGCCGACGATGCCACGCTCGACCGGCTCGAAGGCGAAGGCCGCGTGGCGTTCCGCTACGCAGAAGGCGTCAACGGCTCGGCACGCAACATCGCGGGCGTGCTCAACGATCGCGGCAACGTACTGGGCATGATGCCGCACCCGGAGCGCATGATTGAGGCGGCGCAGGGTGGTTCGGACGGCCGCGCGCTGTTCGAAAGCGTCATGCGCGGGCTGGTCGCCGCCTAACCGGCGGCCCGCTCGCGGAAGCGGGTCTGGCCGAACAGCGCGAGCGCATCGGTCCGGTTCATCGGACGGCCGAAGTAGTACCCCTGGATCTTCTTGCAGCCCAGGCGGCGGATGCACTCCAGCTCGGCCTCGGTCTCCACGCCCTCTGCCGTCGTCGACATCTCCAGCGCGTCGGCCATGGCGACCACTGCGCGAATGATGGCAAGGCTTTCCGGGTTATCCTTGGCCGCACCCTGCACGAAGCTGCGATCGACCTTGATCGTCGAGAAGCGCATTTTCCTGAGGTATCCGAGCGAGGAATAGCCGGTGCCGAAATCGTCAAGCGCAACGCCGCAGCCAATGCCCATCAGGTTCTCGAGGGTCATCTGCGCAGTCGTGCCATCGCGCACGAAGATGCTCTCGGTCACCTCGATCTCGAGCCGGTTCGGCGCCAGACCGGTTGATGCAAGTGCGCCGACCACGGTCTCGGCGAAGTAGGGATCGAGCAGCTGTTCGCCCGAGACATTGACCGCGATCTTGACGTGTTCGGGCCAGTTCATCGCCTCGAGGCATGCGGTGCGCAGCACCCATTCGCCGATTGGCACGATCAGGCGCGTGTCCTCGGCCAACGGGATGAACTTTGCCGGGCTGACGAAGCCATGCTCGGTGCTGTTCCAGCGGATCAGCGCCTCGAAGCTCAACACCTCCTCGCTGGTGGCGTTTACCACCGGCTGGTACATCAGCGAGAACTCGTTGCGCTCAAGCGCGTGGCGCAGCGAGAACTCCAGTTTTCGGCGCTCCTCGGCATGGGCATGGAGCGAGGGCTCGTACACGCAGTGCCGCCCGCCGCCCTCATCCTTGGCACGGTAGAGCGCAAGGTCGGCATTGCGCAGCAAGGTCTCGACCGTCGAGCCATCGCGTGGGCCGATGGCGGAACCGACGCTGGCCCCAACGTAGAGCATGTGGTGGTCGATCTCGTAGGGCTGCGAAAGTGTGCTGATGATGCCAGCGGCGAGTTCGGTGACCCGCTCAACATCAGCCGCATCGCGGATCACGATCGCAAATTCGTCTCCACCCAAGCGGCCGCACACCTCACCTTCGCGCATGATCAGCTTGAGCCGCTCAGAAACGAGCGCGAGCAACTGGTCACCGACGAGGTGGCCGAGTGTATCGTTGATCGCCTTGAAGCGGTCTAGATCGATCATCATCAGGGCGCAGCGCGTGCGCCACTTTTCGGCATAGCCCATGGCTGCACCCAATGACTCGGTAAGCATCAGGCGGTTGGGAAGCCCGGTAAGCGTATCGTAGCGGGCAAGGTAGGCGATCTTCTCGGCGCTTTCACGCTGTTCGGTGACATCCGAGCCGACACCGCGGAAGCCGACGAAAGTGCCGTTCTCATCAAACTTGGGGGAAGCCGAAAGCTCCCACCAGCGGTGGCCGCCATGCAGAGAAACGCGCACCAGCAGGTTTGAGAAGCTCTCACGACGCTTGAGCCGCTCGGCCAAGTCATGCAGGCTGGAGTGGAAATGGCCGCTATCCCAGGCAGGTCCGGCAATCAGCTGGATCAGAGGCTTGCCATCGACATCCTCGGGGTCCTGGCCGAGCGCAAAGGCAAAGCGCGGGCTGACCGAGCGGACGCGGCGGGTGGCATCAACCTGCCACAGCCAATCTGCATCGCCTTCCTCGAATTCGCGCAACAGCAGCGAAACGACTTCGGCCTTTTCCGCCATGCCTGCTTCGGCGACCCGCGCGCCGAGGAAAGTGCGCGCAGCCTCAATGCCGCCGATGCTGACGATCAGCACGAAAGCGACCGCAACAGCGGCCGCGATGTATTCCCCCAGAACAGGAAGGCAGCGACGCCCGACAGGCCGACAATCCCTCCGAACATCACCGTAGCCATTGGCATGGCGGCAAATGTCACGGCCATGCCGGTCATCAGCATGGCGAGGACCGTCCACAGCGTCATGCGCTGCGACTGATCTCCGAATGGCGAAAAGACCAGCATGGGGATGGCCCAGATCAATGCCACGAACAGCGAACTGATCGTTTGCCGGTGCATCTCCTGACGGCTCACCCGACGCCGGTCGGCATCGATCAGTGTGCGGTCGAACCTTGCGCCGGAAATAAGCACGCCGACCAGCAGCGCCATCCAACCGACCAGAAACGCGACATGGACGTCGCCGGCGTAAGTCTGCAGAACCAGCAGTGCCGCCATCGCATGGGCGACAAGCCGGGCGAACGTGAGCTTCGCAAGGCTTGAGTACTGCAAGCCGCGCAACCGGCCCCAATCGCCCTCGGCCGGATCACACAATCCGACCACGGCAAGGATCGGCAGTTTCACCGGTAAAGCGTCGGGTTCAGGCGCGTTGGGGTTCGTCACGATGGTTGAATTACAAGGAATTCATTATCCAATCGTAAGCATCCCGAAACTTTGCGGCGCTGCCGAGCGCGAGAAAAGCCCGCCGCGCCTGGCATGAGGCGCGACGGGCCGGACTTTCCTCCCCAGGAAAGGTCCAGTGGGGCAGTGCCGGGAAATTAACGTCCCAAGGCGCTGCCAAGCCGATGGTAGAGGTTCGAGAACTTCACCGACTCCGGCTGGTCCTCGATTGCCTTCAGGTAGTGCAGTACGGCTTCGCGGATCAGCTTGAAGTCCTCGGTCGAGAGGACCGCGCGGGCACGTGCAGGTTCAGCCATGGTGGGTCTCCTTCTTGGATCTTCGAGGCGTGATTGCCGCGAGGATTTGCTGTGCTGCCGGATTTCAGGCGGCGAACTGGTTCATCGTGTTATGGACGCCGCCAGCCTTGAGAGCGGCTTCGCCCGAGAAGTATTCCTTGTGATCGTCGCCGATGTCCGAGCCGGACATGTTCTGATGCTTCACGCAGGCGATGCCCTGGCGGATTTCCTCGCGCTGCACCTGCTTGACGTAGCCGAGCATGCCCTCTTCGCCGAAGTAGCGCTTGGCGAGGTTGTCGGTGCTGAGCGCAGCGGTGTGGTAGGTCGGCAGCGTGATCAGGTGATGGAAGATGCCCGCTTGGGCCGCAGCATCGCGCTGGAACGTGCGGATGCGCTCGTCAGCTTCGATGCCAAGCTCGGTGCTATCATAGTCCACGCTCATCAGCTTCGAACGATCGTAGGCTGAGACGTCCTTGCCTGCTTCGACCATCGCATCATAGACTTGCTGGCGGAAATTCAGCGTCCAGTTGAACGACGGGCTGTTGTTGTAGACCAGCTTGGCGTTCGGGATCACTTCGCGAATGCGGCTGACCATGCCACCGATCTGGCCGATGTGCGGCTTTTCGGTTTCGATCCACAGCAGGTCCGCGCCGTTCTGCAGCGAGGTGATGCAATCGAGCACGCAGCGGTCCTCGCCGGTTCCGGTGCGGAACTGGTAGAGGTTCGAAGGCAGGCGCTTCGGGCGCATCAGCTTGCCATCGCGGGCAATCAACACGTCGCCGTGGCCGAGGTTCGAGGCATCGACTTCATCGCAATCGAGGAAGCTGTTGTACTGGTCACCCAGGTCGCCCGCTTCACGGGTGTAAGCGATCTGCTTGGTGAGGCCGGCGCCAAGGCTGTCGGTGCGGGCAACGATCACGCCGTCATCGACGCCGAGTTCCATGAAGGCGTAGCGGACCGCGCGGATCTTCGCGAGGAAGTCCTCGTGCGGAACGGTGACCTTGCCGTCTTGGTGGCCGCACTGCTTCTCGTCCGAGACCTGGTTCTCGATCTGGATGCAGCAGGCACCGGCTTCGATGAACTTCTTGGCGAGCAGGTAGGTCGCCTCGGCGTTGCCGAAGCCCGCGTCGATGTCGGCGATGATCGGAACGATGTGCGTTTCAAACTCGTCGATCTTGTGCAGCAGGCGGTGGGTGTTGACCGCATCACCAGCCTTTTTGGCCGCATCAAGATCGCGGAACAGCATGCCGAGTTCGCGGGCATCAGCCTGCTTGAGGAAGGTGTAGAGTTCCTCGATCAGGTCCGAAACGCTGGTCTTTTCGTGCATCGATTGGTCGGGCAGCGGGCCGAATTCGCTGCGCAGCGCGGCGACCATCCAGCCCGACAGGTAAAGGTAGCGGCCCTTGGTGGTACCGAAGTGCTTCTTGATGGAGATCATCTTCTGCTGGCCGATGAACCCGTGCCAGCAGCCGAGCGACTGCGTGTAGTTCGCCGGATCAGCGTCATAAGCCTCCATGTCGCGGCGCATGATCTTGGCGGTGTAGCGGGCGATATCGAGGCCGGTGTGGAAGCGGTTCTGCAGGCGCATGCGGGCCACGCTCTCGGGCTCGATGCCATCCCAGGTCTGGGCGAAAGGCGCGATGGCCTTGCCTGCTTCGACGATCTTGCTGTGGTAGGTCATTTCCCGTGTTCCCTCACGTGGTGTGCGTCTGTGTGAGATCGGGGTAACGCGCGAATCGCATTCGCGGAACGGCGCGCGAAGTGATGTTGTCAAACTTTACAGGATATGCTTGTAAAGTTGTGCAGTCGCTACAAGAGACCTGTAAGATGTCGACAAGTCCGCTTTATCTGGGACCTCGCCTGAAGCGCATTCGCCGAGAACTGGGGCTGACACAGCAGGCGATGGCGGACGAGCTGGGCATTTCGCCAAGCTACATTGCGCTGATCGAGCGGAACCAGCGACCGCTGACAGCGGACCTCCTGCTGCGACTGGCGCGGGCCTATAAGCTCGACATGGCGGACCTCGCCAGCGACGAGCGCGACGATTACGCACGCAGGATGGCGGACGCGCTGCGCGATCCGATCTTCACCGATATCGACCTGCCCGCGCTGGAAGTGTCGGACGTGGCGGCAAGCTTCCCCGGTGTGACCGAGGCGCTGCTGCGGCTTTACGGGGCATGGCAGCGCGAGCAGCAGGCGCTGGCCGAGCAGCGCAGCGCGGTGCCGGGCACGGGCGCGAGCGATCCGGTGGGCGAGGCGCGGCGCTTCGTGGCGGCGCGGCGCAACTACTTTCCGACGATCGACTCCAAGGCCGAGGAGCTTTCGGGCGAGATCGAGAAGGCGGGCGGTCCGGCGGAATGGCTGCGGCTGCGCAGCGTGCGGGTGCGCTTCCTGCCACCCGACGTGATGATGGGCGCAATCCGGCGCTATGACCGGCACAACGAGCAGTTGCTGGTCGATGACACGCTCCCGCCTTCAGGGCGGGTGTGGCAGCTGATGCAGCACATTGCCTATACCGTGCTGCGCAGCGAGATTTCGGGAGTTATCCGGGGGAAAGCTTTGCCAGCGATACGGCGGCACAGCTCGTGCGGCGAGCGCTGGCGGGATATGCAGCGGCGGCGCTGGTCATGCCCTATGACCGCTTTGCGCGGGCCGTGGATGGACGGCGCTATGACATCGAGGCGTTGTCCGGCCAGTTCGGGGCGAGTTTCGAGCAGGTGGCGCACCGGCTGACCACGCTAAACCGGCCGGGGCAGGAACGGGTGCCGTTCTTCTTCATCCGCGTGGACACGGCGGGCAACGTCTCGAAGCGGCTGGACGGGGCGGGCTTTCCCTTTGCGGCGCATGGCGGGGGGTGCCCGCTTTGGTCTGTGCACGAATGCTTCCGCACGCCGGGCGAGATCGTGACGCAATGGGTGGAACTGCCCGACGGCCAGCGCTTCTTCTCGCTGGCGCGGACGGTGACTTCGGGCGGCGGCGGATTCGGGCGGCCACGCTGGACGCGGGCGATTGCGCTGGCCTGCGCGGCGGAACATGCGCCGCGGCTGGTCTATGCGGCAGGGGCCGATCCCAGGGCGGTGGAAGCGACGCCGATCGGCGTGACCTGCCGCCTGTGCCACCGCGCGCAGTGCACGGCGCGGGCCGAGCCGCCGATCGGGCGCGAGATCCTGCCCGACGACTACCGTCGCGGGGCCGAGCCGTTCAGCTTTGCGGAGAGTTGAGCCAGAAGCGGATTATCATCGCCACAGCACCTAGCGCGAGGACGCTGCCGAGCCAGATCGCAGCCATCCAGCCAAGGCGTTGCCACAGGGGCCTTGCCTCGGCCCGCTCCGCGCCTTCGAGGCGGGGATCAATGATAGCCATGTTCGCCCACCTTCCCCCGGAACACCCAGTAGGCCCAACCGGTGTAGGCAAGGATCAGCGGCATGATCAGGCCGACGCCGATCAGCATGAACACCTGACTGCGCTCGGGCGCGGCGGCGTCCCAGATGGAGATGCTCTGCGGCACGACCCATGGCCACATCGAAACGCCAAGGCCGATCATGCCGAGCAGGAACAGGCCGAGCGCGTAGAGGAACGGGCGGACTGGCTGGCGCTGCTGCAGCGAGCGCAGCAGGGAGATGGCGAGCGCCGCCGTCGCCAAAGGGACTGGGGTGAGCCAGAACACCATCGGTTCGGTGAACCAGCGCTGGAAGTACTGGTGGGCGAGGAATGGGGTGGCGAGGCTGACGGCGGCCATCAGGGCGAGCGTGGCAAAGGCGGCGAGCTTGGCGAAGCGGAAGGCCTTGTCCTCGGCGCTGCCTTCGACCTTGATCGCCAGCCAGCAGGCGCCGAGCAGCGCGTACCCGGCAACGACGCCCGCGCCGGTCAGCAGCGAATAGGGCGACAGCCAGTCGAGCCAGCCTCCGGCATAGGCCCTCCCCTCGACGTGGATGCCCTGCAGCAATGCGCCGAGAGTGATGCCTTGCGCCAACGCGGCGACGAGCGACCCGGCAAAGAAGGCACGGTCCCAGAAAGCGCGGTGGCGGGGATCACGCCAGCGGAATTCAAAGGCGACGCCGCGGAAGACGAGGCCGAGCAGCATGGCGATGATCAGCGGATAGGTCGCTGGCAGGATGATCGCATAGGCCAGCGGGAAGGCCGCAAGCAATCCGCCCCTCCGAGCACCAGCCAGGTCTCGTTGCCGTCCCAGACCGGCGCGATGGCGTTCATCGCCTGATCGCGCTCGGCCCCTTCTTCAAACCACGGGAAGAGGATGCCGATACCGAGGTCAAAGCCATCCATCACCACGTACATCAGCACGGCGAAAGCGATGATCAGGGCCCAGATCGTGGTCAGGTCGATCATGATGCGGCTCCGTCGGCTTGAGCATCCATGTGCTGGGCAGGCGTGATGCCGGCCGAGCGGATGGGGGCGCGCTCTTCCTCTTCCAGCGCAGGTTCGTGCGGATGCGGCGCGTCCTTCATCAGGT is a window of Novosphingobium sp. THN1 DNA encoding:
- a CDS encoding TonB-dependent receptor, which produces MSNKSVIRWTVSLAALCAASPLFAQEAQVTQADEGITDIVVTAQRREESLQRAAVAVTAVTGADIADAGITELVDLQKLVPALAVAPTGGTTSFFLRGVGTNSQNSFSENAVAFNFNGVYVARPSAPAGAFYDLARVEVVKGPQGTLYGRNATGGAINVIPRKPDIGNFGGEVRAEYGNYDSKKASAALNLPIGNSAALRVAGQVVDRDGFLTDGYNDEKGEGVRASFLVEPSADWSVLLVGDYFNQHGKGWGSVLLPSATLNAPDLNDHVGISSPAALTAIRNLAAGVFAPPFCGGFGGFVTSGCIDLPADTGFLDNKFYGLSATIEGDLGFGKLTLQPAWRKTDINFVTYLPGFRGEITEKAEQFSFEARFASDHDGPLNYVLGGFYFKEDQNALNFFRQGDISTTRFTPNVNTESLAAFGQFTYKVTDALRLVAGGRYTKETKDQLTATVSGGRPGPVNPPLGAPFTGALDFEKFTWKAGIEFDAGPSSLVYADVSTGFKSGGFFVAAPPENTFAPETLTAYTVGSKNRFFDNKLQLNVEAFYWDYTNQQITFVGGVRTANNIFAQGSRTENAGKSRIYGFEAEVRFQPSRNDKFDLNLQYLNGKYNSLRTANFSPTGAPVATGCTTLGSRLANPGVPGNNARFYDIDCSGKPAVNAPKWSLGLGYERGFDLTDSMRLLLGGRTSIESGRFLNPNYRPEERQGGFMMSDAYVTFEGDGGRWTITGFINNIEDEEVIVRSGSRPILDFSVATLAPPRTYGVRMGYNF
- a CDS encoding isocitrate lyase encodes the protein MTYHSKIVEAGKAIAPFAQTWDGIEPESVARMRLQNRFHTGLDIARYTAKIMRRDMEAYDADPANYTQSLGCWHGFIGQQKMISIKKHFGTTKGRYLYLSGWMVAALRSEFGPLPDQSMHEKTSVSDLIEELYTFLKQADARELGMLFRDLDAAKKAGDAVNTHRLLHKIDEFETHIVPIIADIDAGFGNAEATYLLAKKFIEAGACCIQIENQVSDEKQCGHQDGKVTVPHEDFLAKIRAVRYAFMELGVDDGVIVARTDSLGAGLTKQIAYTREAGDLGDQYNSFLDCDEVDASNLGHGDVLIARDGKLMRPKRLPSNLYQFRTGTGEDRCVLDCITSLQNGADLLWIETEKPHIGQIGGMVSRIREVIPNAKLVYNNSPSFNWTLNFRQQVYDAMVEAGKDVSAYDRSKLMSVDYDSTELGIEADERIRTFQRDAAAQAGIFHHLITLPTYHTAALSTDNLAKRYFGEEGMLGYVKQVQREEIRQGIACVKHQNMSGSDIGDDHKEYFSGEAALKAGGVHNTMNQFAA
- a CDS encoding putative bifunctional diguanylate cyclase/phosphodiesterase, translating into MLIVSIGGIEAARTFLGARVAEAGMAEKAEVVSLLLREFEEGDADWLWQVDATRRVRSVSPRFAFALGQDPEDVDGKPLIQLIAGPAWDSGHFHSSLHDLAERLKRRESFSNLLVRVSLHGGHRWWELSASPKFDENGTFVGFRGVGSDVTEQRESAEKIAYLARYDTLTGLPNRLMLTESLGAAMGYAEKWRTRCALMMIDLDRFKAINDTLGHLVGDQLLALVSERLKLIMREGEVCGRLGGDEFAIVIRDAADVERVTELAAGIISTLSQPYEIDHHMLYVGASVGSAIGPRDGSTVETLLRNADLALYRAKDEGGGRHCVYEPSLHAHAEERRKLEFSLRHALERNEFSLMYQPVVNATSEEVLSFEALIRWNSTEHGFVSPAKFIPLAEDTRLIVPIGEWVLRTACLEAMNWPEHVKIAVNVSGEQLLDPYFAETVVGALASTGLAPNRLEIEVTESIFVRDGTTAQMTLENLMGIGCGVALDDFGTGYSSLGYLRKMRFSTIKVDRSFVQGAAKDNPESLAIIRAVVAMADALEMSTTAEGVETEAELECIRRLGCKKIQGYYFGRPMNRTDALALFGQTRFRERAAG
- a CDS encoding DUF2474 domain-containing protein, which translates into the protein MAIIDPRLEGAERAEARPLWQRLGWMAAIWLGSVLALGAVAMIIRFWLNSPQS
- a CDS encoding MBL fold metallo-hydrolase; protein product: MRLAIIVGFALALGAPGEFARLAAHEPANNGSRFITLGTMGGPVGDGRRSQPANALVDGKDLYLVDAGDGVVQQLAKVGLALPNVTAVFLSHLHADHTGGLSAVLALRNQTMVAQKLTVYGPPGTREMVEGMISSMRPAARAGYGIPGKPWPDPAGIVSVVEVGDGFTASVGNMVVRAAQNTHYDFAPGSEEDKAFKSLSFRFETAGRTIVYTGDTGPSAAVEKLAAGADLLVSEMIDIDSTMATVARNSPNMPEKAKADLVRHLTTHHLAPPDVGKMARHAGVKAVVVTHFAGGSASAAQVEGVKAGVRAEYQGPVTIANDLDSF
- the purS gene encoding phosphoribosylformylglycinamidine synthase subunit PurS, which translates into the protein MKVRVIVTLKNGVLDPQGRAIHHALEGLGFAGVNDVRAGRVIELDVADTTSDAALDEMCSKLLANMVIENYRIEKAA
- a CDS encoding TetR/AcrR family transcriptional regulator — protein: MPRVTPADRRERILDAAREEFAERGFAAARMEDVAKRVGISRAALYLAFDSKEALFRALVSEVITEMMPTLLPSDYGSLPAPALLRAFVKNAIKRIASPEMAFLPRLIVGEGRNFPELARFYHETAMICILGAIERLIAHGIARGEFACPDPKTAAQCVAGGIIFAALWRNVFEPVGAEPLNVDWMAENQAAMVLYGLTTG